The genomic stretch CGCGAAGTGTTCTGGCGTAACGCCATGTTCAGCCCGCCGTTGGAAGCCGCGGCGAAGGGTGTGCTGCCTTTCATGCCAGAGGCTTTTCAGAAAAGAGTGGCGTACTAGGACAGGTATACTTGCGCGCCTTGAGAGACGGCCCCAGGGGAGGAGCAACGCGGCATGTGTGGAATCATCGGTGTGGTTGCGAAAGGTCCCGTCAACCAACTTCTCTACGATGGGCTATTGGTGCTGCAGCACCGCGGGCAAGATGCCGCGGGGATCTCCACTTCGCAAGCGGATAATTTCCACCTGCACAAAGGCCCCGGCTTGGTGCGCGACGTGTTTCGCACTCGAAACATGCGCGCGCTGCGCGGTAACGCGGGCATCGCCCATTGCCGGTATCCCACGGCTGGCTCCGCGTTCGAAGAAGCCGAAGCCCAGCCCCTTTACGTGAATTCCCCCTTTGGCATCACGCTAGGCCATAACGGCAATCTCACGAATACCAACCAACTCAAGAGCGAATTGTTCCGGCAGGACTTACGGCACGTCAACACCAATTCGGATTCTGAAGTCCTGCTCAACGTATTGGCCCACGAACTGCAAGAGCATTGCACGTCTTCGCAACTGGACCCGGATACGATTTTCATGGCGGTGGCCGGTGTACACCGGCGCTGCCGCGGTGCCTACGCCTGCGTTGCCATGATCGCCGGTTACGGCCTGCTTGCCTTTCGCGACCCCTTCGGCATCCGGCCTCTGGTGATCGGCTCCGTTATGACGGATAAGGGAAGGGAGTATGCCGTGGCCTCCGAGAGCGTGGCCCTGGATACCCTGGGGTTTCATTTGGTGCGCGACGTGCAACCCGGCGAGGCTGTGTTCATCGACTTGGACGGCAATTTCCACAGCCGCCAGTGCGCTTTGCGCAGTTCCCACAATCCGTGCATGTTCGAGTTTGTCTACCTTGCCAGGCCCGATTCCGTGATCGACGGCATCTCGGTGTACGAGACCAGGTTGCGCATGGGCGAGAGTTTGGGGGACAAGATCAAGCGGCAGTACGGGAATTTGGATATCGACGTGGTCATCCCCATTCCGGATTCCAGCCGCCCTTCCGCCATGGAACTGGCCAAGCGCCTGAATCTGAGCTACCGCGAGGGCTTCATCAAGAACCGGTATATCGGCCGTACCTTCATCATGCCGGGGCAGGAAGTGCGCAAGAAATCCGTGCGCCAGAAGTTGAACGCCATTTCCATGGAATTCAAGGGCAAGAACGTGCTGCTGGTGGACGATTCCATCGTGCGGGGTACGACGAGCCGCGAGATCGTGCAGATGGCGCGCGAATCTGGCGCTAACAAGGTGTTCTTCGCCTCAGCCGCGCCTCCGATCCGCTTCCCCAATGTCTATGGTATCGACATGCCCAGCCCCAGGGAGCTTATCGCCACGGGGCGTGACGATGAGGGTGTCGCACGCGAAATCGGCGCCGACCATTTGATTTACCAGGATCTCGGCGCCTTGATACGGGATGTATCCTCCGTCAATCCGCGTATCGAGAATTTCGAGATTTCCTGCTTTAACGGGCATTACATAACGGGAGATGTGACTCAGGAATACCTCGCCGGTGTCGAGGCCGGGCGCAATGGCACGCCCGGCAAGGAGAGTACCCAGGGGTACCAGTTGGATCTCATCCCCGCCGATGCGGAGTAGCGCCCTGGGGCGCCAGGACCCTGAGGTTACATACATTCGCGTGCTCTTTACAGGCCGCCGCCGGATGGGCTACTCTGCGGTTGCAGTACGCTGAGCCAGTGCTCAAGAGATTGCAGCCGCTTAAAAGGACCGTAAGAGTCAGAGAGGGGGACATAATTCACTTTTCTTATCTGCAGGGCTCGCGCGGGAGTTGGCGAGCGGATGCTTTTGGATCATGATCTATAGGAGACACAAGCAATGAAAAAGTCTAGTTTAGTGGCCGCGGCCGTTGGCGCGGCGTTAATGGCAGGGTCCTTGGCTGCGTCCGCGCAAGTCAAGCAAGTCTATTGGACCACCAGTGGATTCTTCGGGCCATTCCCGATTACCGGGTTGATTCCCACGATTCCAAAAGATAAGCAGCGCGACATCACCGTTCCGGTCAGCATGTGGATCATCGACCACCCCAAGGGTTTGGTGATCTTCGACACCGGTAATAACAAGGCCGTTTCCGATAGTATGTCGAATTGCAAGTCCTATTGGGCGCCCGGCAATTGCGATTTTCTGAAGCCGAGCCAAAAAGCCGAGGACGTGATCGATATGCAGATCAAGAAGCTCGGGTACGATTCTTCCAAGGTGAAGGTCGTGATCACCTCCCACTCCCACCTGGACCACATCGGCAACATAGAGGCCTTCCCGAATGCGATCCACGTCATGCAAAAGAAAGAGCTCTATCAAGCGTGGTTCCCGGAGAAGTTCCAGGGCCGCTCCACCCCCGGTACCTTCGTGATGGCCGATATCGACAACGCTCGTGAGTTCAATTATCTTGAACTCGAAGGCGACTACGATCTCTTCGGCGATGGCAGCGTGCTGATTCTGAGCACACCCGGCCATACCCTGGGCCACCAGTCCGTCAAGTTGAAGCTCGCCAGCGGCCGGTCCATCATCATATCGCAAGACGCCATCTGGATGCAGGAAAACCTCGACGGCCACCCCGCCGGATTGAACTACAGCGTGAAGGATTACACCGCATCGTTGAATCGCCTGAAGTTCATGCGTGACCTCGAAGGTGCCGATCTGTTCATGGCGCACGACCAGGATCAGTACGCCGCCAAGGGCGGACGCTGGCATAAATAAGAAGTTGCATTTTTGAAGTTTAGAAGGGCCCCCATCCGGGGGCCTTTCTTTTGTTAGTCATTCGGTTCCCCAATGCCTACAGCGATATCACTTGAGTCGGTTAGCAAACGCTACGGCTCCAAGACCATCATTCACGACCTCTCCTTCTCGGTGGCGAAGGGCGAAATCGTCGGTTTCCTGGGGCCGAACGGCGCGGGCAAAACAACGACCATGAGGATGATCGCGGGTTTCACCACCGCCACGTCTGGCACCGTGCGAGTAGCCGGCCACGACATGGCATCGGACAACGAGGCGGCGGCGAAAAAATTGGGTTACCTGCCGGAGCACCCCCCCCTCTACGACACCTTGCACGTATCGCAGTACCTGAGTTTTGTCGCCAATGTAAAAGGGGTGCCGCGAGGGCAAATCCCGCGTGAAATCGAACGGGTCTCCAACTCATGCAAGCTCGATGAGGTATTGAAGAGCGAGGTGTACAAACTTTCCAAGGGTTACCGGCAGCGTGTCGGCTTGGCGCAAGCACTCCTAGGGAACCCCGAAGTGTTGTTGCTCGATGAACCCACGGCGGGGCTAGATCCCGGCCAGATTCAAGAGACGCGCGAGGTGATACGCGCTTTTGGCCAGACGAACGCCGTGCTTCTCAGCACGCACATTCTTCCCGAGGTGACGATGATTTGCCAGCGCGTCGCCATCATCGATCATGGCCGGCTGCTCGCAGTGGATTCTCCCGCGAATTTAAGGCGCGCGTCCGAACAAACCAATCGCGTGCTGTTGACTGCGGTTGCGCCCGCCGAGGCCATTAAGAACGAGCTTCTGGCGGTTGGCGGTGTAGAGCAGGTTCATGTCACACAGGGCGCCAGCGAGGACATCATCCACGTCGAATGCCAGATCGGCGCACACGATGGCGTTGAAGCCAAAATTGCTCGCGCCGTGGCCGGGCGCTGGGATTTGCTGCGGCTGGAGCGGCAGCAACCGACTCTGGAGAATATCTTCCTGAAATATGTGAGCGCGCAGCGCGAGAAAGGGGCGGGCACATGAGAAGCATGGCGGCGGTCTATAACAAGGAGATATTGACCTACTTCCGCTCGCCGATCGCCTATTTCGTTGTGGCGGTATTTCTCCTCGGCACGGGATACTTTTTCCTCTTTAACGTCTTCTTGACGGGCAGCGCCAATATGGACACGACGCTGCAAAACATGGGGATCCTGCTGGTGACGCTCTCGCCTTTCATCTCCATGCGCTTGTTCTCCGCGGAGTACAGCGCCCGAACCATGGAGTTGCTCGCCACACTTCCGCTCAAGCCATGGCAGATTGTGTTCGGCAAATTTCTGGGCGCGGCGACGATTCTTCTTCTGCTCACGGTATGCACCATGGTGAATCTGGTGCCGCTCTATCTCTATGGCAATCCGGAAATGAGTACGGTGTTCGCGGGATATCTGGGTTTCTTTTTACTCGGCATGGCATGTATCGCCGTGGGCCAGCTCTTCTCCGCGCTGACCCAAAACCAGATCGTTGCCGCGCTGGTCACGGTGGCGGTACTACTGGCCTTCTGGTACGTGGGGCATTTGCGCAATTACCAAGGCCCCGGCGTGCTGCGCGAACTCAGCAGTTACCTTTCCTTCGCCTTGCATTATGGCGATTTCATACAAGGGTTGCTGCGTAGCGAGGCAGCCGCTTTCTACTTATTGGTATGCGCCGCCGCGATGACGCTCAACGCGGCCTACCTCGAATGGCGGCGTTGAAGAACATGAGTTCCTTTCGCGCTGGAATGATTTTGTTGCTGGGCGTCGCGTTGGTGGCGGTGGCGGCAGTTGCGCACACCATCCTGATGCGGCACCAAGTCTGGACTAGTCTGGTCGCTCTCGCCGGGGTTGGGCTCATGGTATTCGGGGCCAGCGCCATGCGGCGCGAGTTGGCGGGAATGCTGGGGCGCCGCAGGGGCGGGATCGCCATGCAGACGCTGGGCGCCGTGGGCATTATTTGCGCGCTCGCCTATCTGTCGGTGCTCTTTCCGCTGCGTTATGACATCACGTCGAGCAAGCGCTTCTCACTTTCCGAGCAGAGCGTGAGGATGTTGCGTGCCATCGACAAGCCGGTGAAGATCACCTTCTTCCACGACCCCATGATGCGCGAGACCGTGGAGCTCTACGAACTGATGGTGCGGGAGAACAAGAACCTGTCGCTGGTTCTCCACGACCCGGTGCTCAATCCCGCGCAGGCGCGCATGATGAACGTGCAATTCGCCGGCATTGCGATCCTGGAGAGCGAGGATCGCAGGATTCAGATCAACGGCCCTTCCGAGACGGATATCGCGAACGGAATCCTGCGCGCTTCGCAGGGCAAGAAGCAGTTGGTGTGTTTTCTGGACGGGCACGGCGAGGCGGACGCCTTCAGCCAGGAATCCCACGATCATATGGAAGGGGCCGCGGGCCACTCTCACGGGATGGGTGCCAAAGTGGTGTTGCACGAGCAGCATGGCATGGCCAAGGCGCGCCAGGCGCTGGAGAGCATGAATTACAGCGCCGAGAAGATTTCCCTCGTCAAGACGGAACATACCCTCAAGCGCTGCGCCTTGCTGATCGCCGCCGGGCCCAAGGTGGCGTTGCTGGATAACGAGGTGCGGGCCATCCGAACTTTTCTGCGTGAAGGCGGCAACGCTTTCTTCCTGCTCGATCCGTTCGTGAAGTCGGGGCTGGAGCCTGTTTTGGGCGAATACAGCATGGTGCTAGACGACGATATCGTCATCGATGAAACCAACCACTTCTGGGCCGATCCTTCCGCCCCCGCAGTCAGCAGTTTCAATTTTCACCAGATCACGCGCGAGCTGCCGCTGACCTTTTTCCCCGGCGCTCGCTCCATATCGCCCACCAAGGACCGGGTGCCGGGCACTAGCGCCATCCCTCTGGTCAATTCATCCGCGCAAAGCTTCGGCGAGACCACGCAGGACCGCGCCCAATTCAATGAAGGCGTGGACCCCAAGGGGCCGCTTACCATCATGGCTGTTGCCAGGCGCAGCCCCGGCGCCGTACGCAATGCGGCGGAAATCATGGCTAACTTGCGCGGCGAGAAGCTCACGCCGGAAAAAGTCGAGGAGAAACTCGCTGATTTGGAGAAAGTGAAGCCCTCCAGGCTCGTGGTGGCGGGGGACTCGGATTTCGCCACCAATTCCTTTTTCCATCTGCTTGGCAACGGCAAGCTGTTTCTCAACGCCGTGAATTACCTGGCTGCCCAGGAGAATTTGATCGGCATCGAGCCGCGCACCTTCGACGTGCCGCGCGTCAACCTAACCAACCAGCAAATGAAGGGGACCTTCTTTTTGTCCCTGGCGCTCATTCCCGCCTTGCTTGCCGTAATCGGCCTCGCCGTTTGGTGGAAACAGCGTTGAGGGCGCGAAAAGGCATCGTCTGGGTCGTGCTGGCGGTGCTGGTGCTGGTCATCGGAATCGTGGAGTGGCGCAGTCAGGGAGAGCATGCCGGCGGCGATGGCCACGGAGAGGCAGCGGCCAGCCGCAATCTGTTACCCCTTCCGGTGGCGCAAATCGGCGCGATCGAAATCGCCCATGAAGGGCAGTTGCACCGTTTCGAGCGCGATGCCGCCGGCGAATGGTTCTATCACGGGGCTCACGCCGGGGCGGCGCCCGGGCACGAACATCTAACCAATCCTATCCTGGCGAAGCGCATGGGTGAAGCCTTTGCCGCGCTGGATAAGGCGAGGATGGAGCGCGAGGCGCCCTTGGACAAGGACAATGACCGCTTCGGAGTAGTCGTGCCCAAGATCATTCTCATCGTGTACAAGCCCCAGGAAAGCCAGCCCCTGGCGCAATATTCCATCGGTGACATGGCCCCCGACGCGCTGGTCCGCTACGTCCACTTGTTGGGAACGAACCGGGTCATTACGCTGCCCCAGTACCATATCGAAAATCTCCTCGGCGTAATCCGGGCGGCGAGTGCCACGCTACCCTTGGCGTTGCCTTCGCCTTCCAAATAACCGGCGCTGCGCAGCGAGCATGGAGCGAGTGCTATGAATCCCTGGAAAATCTTCTGTCTTGCCTTCGCGATGTCACTTGCGGCGAGTGCGCAAGCCGCGGACCCCTATCCCAGCAAAACCATTCGTTGGGTCGTGCCCTGGCCCGCGGGTGGCATCGCCGACACGCAAGCGCGCTTGCTGGCCGAACAGCTCTCGAAGGTGCTCGGCAAACCGGTGATGGTGGATAACCGTCCAGGGGCCAGCGGCGTGACCGGGGCGGACATCGTGGCCAAGGCCAAGCCCGACGGGCTTACCTTCACCTGGGCTTCTCCCAACGAGCAAGCCATCGCCAAGGCCATAGGCATGAGCGTTCCCTACGATGCGGAAAAGGACTTCACGCCCATCACCCAATTTCTACGCCGCCCCATGGTGCTGGTGGTCAATGCGGAGCGAAACGTTGGCACTCTCAAGGAACTGGCGGATCTGGCCAAGGCAAAGGCGGGGCGCATGAGTTACGGCACCGCCGGTGTGGCCCACCTGAATCACTTCATGGGAGAAATGTTCAAGCGCCGCCTGGGGCTCGATGTGGTATCGGTGCCCTACAAGGGCGAAGCGCCCATGGTGACCGACATCGTTGGCGGTCAGGTGGATTATGGCTTCGGCTTCACCGCCACCGTCGAGCCCCTGGTCAAGTCTGGCCGCCTGCGCGCGCTTGCGATCTCCGGCAAGAAACGCGCGCCGCAACTACCCGGCGTGCCCACCTTCGCGGAACTGGGCTACCCCGATTTGGAGATGACGATCTGGATTGGCGTGGTGGGGCCCGCCGGCATGCCGCTGGAAATCGTGAACCGGCTGCACAGCGAGTTCAGCAAGATACTCAACGACCCCGCCTTCCGGTCGCGCCGGGAGTTCGCCGACTCGGAAATAGTGATGAGCAAGCCTGAAGAATTCCGCGCGCACCTCGCCTCCGAGCGCGTGCGCTGGATGAAACTCGTGAAGGAGACGGGCATCGGCGTGGAGTAAGGGCGGCGATGGCAAGCGGCCCGCACGCCATCGAGGGTTGCAGGTCAACGGCAAGCGGGAGCGCACGAGAGTTTCGCCGCCTTCCTCTGTTGGCGAGCGCGGCTTACGCGCCGAAGAGTTTCGAAAACCGCGGATCGTCCTTCATCGATTCGAGCCTCTCCATTGTGTAGCGGTATCCGGTATCCACGATTTGGTCGATGGACTCGAAGTCCAGGATGCCGAATTTATCGATGGGCGGGCGCAGGCAGACATCCGCATCGCGTTTGACTTCGACCGCCTTCTGGTTGCTACTCACTTCCGTGGTTCGCAGCAATAGCGCGGCGATATTCGGTACGTCCACTTTCTTGACGAAGGGCAGGAAGTAACTCCAGAGCAATTTCCACGGCGAGGGGAATTCGGCGACACCGAAGGAAAAGCCCCGCTCGGAACCCACGTCGATCACCATCACGGTTTGGCAGGCGCGCTTGCGCATCAAATCTCCTGGCAGGTTGTTGACCACCGCCCCATCGACATAGACGTTCCCGTCGCGCATGACAGGAACGAAGATTCCCGGCAGAGCGGAACTAGCGCGCACCGCTTTCCATAGGGATCCCCTGTCCAGCAAAACCATCTCGCTCGCCGTGAGGTTGCAGGCTACGCAAAAGAAACTCAGCCACAGGTCTTCGATGTTCGTGTTGCCGTAAACGTCTTTTGCCCAGCGGTCCAGCACGCGGGTGCGAATGAGGGACACCATGGGAATGGTGTACTCCTTGTGCGGCTTGTACTTGAGCCAGCCGGTGCGGGAGATTTCCAGGATCTCCTTCCAACCGAGCCCCATGCCGAAGGCGGCGGAGATCACCGCGCCCATGCTGGTACCGCCGATCATGTCCACGGGGAGACCGGCTTCCTCGAACGCGCGGATAACGCCTATGTGGGCCAGCCCGCGCGCGCCGCCTCCGCCGAACACCAATCCCGTGGCGGTACCGGCGAGGCAGCGAGCCACCCGGTTGAAATCGCTCTCGGCGTCTAGGCGTAAATGAAAATGCCGGTGCAAGGCTCTCCCCGCGAGCCAGGCATCGGTTCCGCTCGGGCTGCGTTCCCCGCCTGGATGCAACAGCAGCAAGGTTTGCCGAGCATTGGGAGCGCTTGCACCCTCATGGATGAGCGTGTGTTCGAGGCCGCGCACGGCCGGCTCGCTAGAAGTGTGCGCCACGAGCAATATTTCGTTGGCCTGGCGCAAGCAACGCCTTGTCCATTCGCAATCCTTCGCCTCGGTTTCGTAGACGATGAAGCGGTAGGCCGATTCCTGGTTATACAACCAGGCATTCAGGAGAATTCCGCCCGCGCTTTCTTTCTCCGAATTGGCGATGCGGGGCCGGTTGAGGGCTTGGTCCACGCGCTGCGAAGACAGATGCAAGGCGGGGCCGATGGATTCGAATGCCTTCACCAGGCGTTGCGTGAAACCCGAGGGAAGAGGATCGCCGCCGATGCCCAGCACGGCCAGGCATGTCCCCGGTTTTCCGTGCGCGGTATCGCTTTTTTCCTTGGTCCGCAGGCGCCGCACGACGACCTGGGCAATGGCTTGCATCACTTTCGGATATTTCTCGATGATGCGGTCGAAGACTTCCTTGGAAAGACACACAAGGTCGCTGTCGCGCACCGCGAGAATGGTCGCGGAGCGCGGCTCACCGGTAAGTAGGGCGACTTCGCCGATACTCTCGCCGCGCGCGATCTCGCTCAATATGGCGCCGTCCGCGGCGATGGCGCGCAAG from Betaproteobacteria bacterium encodes the following:
- a CDS encoding amidophosphoribosyltransferase, whose product is MCGIIGVVAKGPVNQLLYDGLLVLQHRGQDAAGISTSQADNFHLHKGPGLVRDVFRTRNMRALRGNAGIAHCRYPTAGSAFEEAEAQPLYVNSPFGITLGHNGNLTNTNQLKSELFRQDLRHVNTNSDSEVLLNVLAHELQEHCTSSQLDPDTIFMAVAGVHRRCRGAYACVAMIAGYGLLAFRDPFGIRPLVIGSVMTDKGREYAVASESVALDTLGFHLVRDVQPGEAVFIDLDGNFHSRQCALRSSHNPCMFEFVYLARPDSVIDGISVYETRLRMGESLGDKIKRQYGNLDIDVVIPIPDSSRPSAMELAKRLNLSYREGFIKNRYIGRTFIMPGQEVRKKSVRQKLNAISMEFKGKNVLLVDDSIVRGTTSREIVQMARESGANKVFFASAAPPIRFPNVYGIDMPSPRELIATGRDDEGVAREIGADHLIYQDLGALIRDVSSVNPRIENFEISCFNGHYITGDVTQEYLAGVEAGRNGTPGKESTQGYQLDLIPADAE
- a CDS encoding N-acyl homoserine lactonase family protein, producing MKKSSLVAAAVGAALMAGSLAASAQVKQVYWTTSGFFGPFPITGLIPTIPKDKQRDITVPVSMWIIDHPKGLVIFDTGNNKAVSDSMSNCKSYWAPGNCDFLKPSQKAEDVIDMQIKKLGYDSSKVKVVITSHSHLDHIGNIEAFPNAIHVMQKKELYQAWFPEKFQGRSTPGTFVMADIDNAREFNYLELEGDYDLFGDGSVLILSTPGHTLGHQSVKLKLASGRSIIISQDAIWMQENLDGHPAGLNYSVKDYTASLNRLKFMRDLEGADLFMAHDQDQYAAKGGRWHK
- a CDS encoding tripartite tricarboxylate transporter substrate binding protein, with translation MNPWKIFCLAFAMSLAASAQAADPYPSKTIRWVVPWPAGGIADTQARLLAEQLSKVLGKPVMVDNRPGASGVTGADIVAKAKPDGLTFTWASPNEQAIAKAIGMSVPYDAEKDFTPITQFLRRPMVLVVNAERNVGTLKELADLAKAKAGRMSYGTAGVAHLNHFMGEMFKRRLGLDVVSVPYKGEAPMVTDIVGGQVDYGFGFTATVEPLVKSGRLRALAISGKKRAPQLPGVPTFAELGYPDLEMTIWIGVVGPAGMPLEIVNRLHSEFSKILNDPAFRSRREFADSEIVMSKPEEFRAHLASERVRWMKLVKETGIGVE
- a CDS encoding cyclic nucleotide-binding domain-containing protein — protein: MAPPALAAIMTNWRKCTKRSCNTATVSATEAAVVIKVPAQTFDDIGQRAPEAIAQMSEGIRQRVARDQLATSLSRLFGPMSQAALSYVESQIQWVRLRAGEKLFTIGETSQDMYFVVSGRLRAIAADGAILSEIARGESIGEVALLTGEPRSATILAVRDSDLVCLSKEVFDRIIEKYPKVMQAIAQVVVRRLRTKEKSDTAHGKPGTCLAVLGIGGDPLPSGFTQRLVKAFESIGPALHLSSQRVDQALNRPRIANSEKESAGGILLNAWLYNQESAYRFIVYETEAKDCEWTRRCLRQANEILLVAHTSSEPAVRGLEHTLIHEGASAPNARQTLLLLHPGGERSPSGTDAWLAGRALHRHFHLRLDAESDFNRVARCLAGTATGLVFGGGGARGLAHIGVIRAFEEAGLPVDMIGGTSMGAVISAAFGMGLGWKEILEISRTGWLKYKPHKEYTIPMVSLIRTRVLDRWAKDVYGNTNIEDLWLSFFCVACNLTASEMVLLDRGSLWKAVRASSALPGIFVPVMRDGNVYVDGAVVNNLPGDLMRKRACQTVMVIDVGSERGFSFGVAEFPSPWKLLWSYFLPFVKKVDVPNIAALLLRTTEVSSNQKAVEVKRDADVCLRPPIDKFGILDFESIDQIVDTGYRYTMERLESMKDDPRFSKLFGA
- a CDS encoding ABC transporter ATP-binding protein; the protein is MPTAISLESVSKRYGSKTIIHDLSFSVAKGEIVGFLGPNGAGKTTTMRMIAGFTTATSGTVRVAGHDMASDNEAAAKKLGYLPEHPPLYDTLHVSQYLSFVANVKGVPRGQIPREIERVSNSCKLDEVLKSEVYKLSKGYRQRVGLAQALLGNPEVLLLDEPTAGLDPGQIQETREVIRAFGQTNAVLLSTHILPEVTMICQRVAIIDHGRLLAVDSPANLRRASEQTNRVLLTAVAPAEAIKNELLAVGGVEQVHVTQGASEDIIHVECQIGAHDGVEAKIARAVAGRWDLLRLERQQPTLENIFLKYVSAQREKGAGT